From Oryza sativa Japonica Group chromosome 4, ASM3414082v1, one genomic window encodes:
- the LOC4336871 gene encoding clathrin interactor EPSIN 1 encodes MDFVKVFDQAVREIKREVNLKVLKVPELEQKVLDATSDEPWGPHGTTLSELSHATKKFAECQMVMSVLWTRLSERGSKWRHVYKALTIIEYLIANGSERAVDDILDHYSKISVLSSFEYVEPNGKDAGINVRKKVETILGLINDKEKIKSVREKAASNRDKYVGLSSTGITYKSSSASFGSNYSSGERYGSFSGTREGDSYGDSYRDKEPVKSSPSYTGSQKSGSRIKKDVNRRNEDSPSSLKSNAKGNEDDFDDFDPRGSSSNGAANTNTSGVDLFAPNLLDDFIDVPAAATHETNDSADAQVDLFADADFQSAIPSTETAAGSDVQGNVDLFAEQPAFTAAFPPQTGFIPPPSSGTSEANTSTSKNTTPEPFDPFGAIPINSFDGSDPFGAFNSDVGSSSIPPPTQSSVGNISTPSQNPQAASDFGGFVSSTVETAAKDPFDFSSSNLGKTPLADPKADASDFGAFVSHSEEVAKDPFDLSLSTSSGRTNQAPLAAPKSDTKKENFQVKSGIWADSLSRGLIDLNITGPKKVNLADVGIVGGLDDGSDDKALPSWTMGAGGSSLGMSGIPSSTQSGGIESLANYNKYQFGFK; translated from the exons ATGGATTTCGTGAAGGTTTTCGATCAGGCCGTGCGGGAGAT AAAGAGGGAGGTCAATTTGAAGGTGCTCAAGGTTCCAGAGCTCGAACAGAAG GTACTTGATGCAACAAGCGATGAACCTTGGGGCCCTCATGGTACTACTCTTTCAGAGCTATCACATGCCACCAAGAAGTT CGCTGAATGTCAGATGGTAATGAGTGTCCTCTGGACTAGGCTGTCTGAGCGAGGCTCGAAATGGCGTCACGTGTATAAG GCTTTGACAATTATTGAGTACTTAATAGCCAATGGTTCTGAGCGGGCAGTTGATGACATTCTTGATCACTATTCAAAGATCTCG GTTCTTTCAAGTTTTGAATATGTGGAACCTAATGGAAAAGATGCTGGAATAAATGTGAGAAAGAAAGTCGAAACTATATTGGGACTCATAAATGACAAGGAGAAAATAAAGTCTGTAAGAGAGAAAGCCGCCAGTAATCGTGACAA GTATGTTGGGCTATCATCGACAGGGATAACATATAAGTCAAGCTCTGCTTCATTTGGTAGCAACTATAGTTCTGGTGAACGTTATGGGAGTTTTAGTGGTACAAGGGAAGGTGATTCATACGGTGACAGTTATAGGGATAAAGAACCTGTTAAATCCTCTCCAAGTTATACTGGCAGCCAGAAATCTGGCAGCAGGATAAAAAAGGATGTGAATAGAAG GAATGAGGATTCACCGAGCTCCTTGAAGTCTAATGCAAAAGGCAATGAGGACGATTTTGATGATTTTGATCCTCGTGGATCTTCTTCAAATG GTGCAGCTAATACAAACACCAGTGGCGTGGATCTTTTTGCCCCAAACTTATTGGATGATTTCATCGATGTGCCTGCAGCAGCAACTCATGAAACAAACGACTCTGCAGACGCTCAGGTTGATCTGTTTGCTGATGCAGATTTCCAATCAGCAATACCAAGTACAGAAACAGCTGCGGGTTCAGATGTCCAG GGCAATGTAGACCTTTTTGCGGAACAGCCAGCCTTCACAGCAGCCTTTCCACCACAGACAGGGTTTATTCCACCACCAAGTTCTGGGACATCTGAAGCAAATACTTCCACGTCTAAGAACACAACTCCTGAACCTTTTGATCCTTTTGGTGCTATTCCTATAAACAGCTTTGATGGATCTGATCCATTTGGTGCCTTCAACTCCGATGTTGGATCATCTAGtataccaccacccacgcaGAGTTCTGTTGGAAATATCAGCACACCAAGTCAGAACCCTCAAGCAGCATCTGACTTTGGTGGCTTTGTGTCGAGCACTGTAGAAACAGCAGCTAAGGACCCCTTTGATTTTTCAAGTAGCAATCTTGGGAAAACACCTTTGGCAGATCCAAAGGCTGATGCATCCGATTTTGGTGCCTTTGTATCGCACAGTGAGGAAGTAGCCAAGGATCCTTTTGATCTTTCTTTGAGTACCAGCTCTGGAAGGACAAACCAAGCACCTCTGGCGGCTCCCAAGTCAGATACCAAGAAAGAAAATTTTCAGGTCAAGTCTGGCATATGGGCTGACTCATTGAGCCGTGGACTGATTGATCTGAACATAACTGGAC CAAAGAAGGTGAACTTAGCCGACGTTGGGATTGTCGGTGGCCTCGATGACGGGTCTGATGATAAAGCTCTGCCCTCATGGACCATGGGTGCAGGAGGTTCCAGCCTAGGAATGTCCGGAATTCCTTCATCTACACAAAGTGGTGGCATTGAGAGCTTAGCTAACTACAACAAGTACCAGTTTGGCTTTAAATGA
- the LOC4336872 gene encoding myb family transcription factor PHL11 isoform X2, which yields MFEGCYGGVGSAAAAAARDPKPRLRWTPDLHERFVDAVTRLGGPDKATPKSVLRLMGMKGLTLYHLKSHLQKYRLGRQSKKSAGLELAVADSGEFTAEGISFSIGAPPRNPAGGNNTGEIPLADALKYQVEVQRKLQEQLEVQKKLQMRIEAQGRYLKEILEKAQKNISLDANGSANLSSTRSQITDINLALSGFMDNATQVQEENNELMKPISDDNLKVNNLGFQLYHLGSQESKDVKCTPKTEELLLLDLNIQGGYELSSRGMQGCELDLKINQQRR from the exons ATGTTTGAGGGGTGCTacggcggagtcgggtcggcggcggcggcggcggcgcgggacccGAAGCCGCGGCTGCGGTGGACGCCGGACCTCCACGAGCGCTTCGTCGACGCCGTCACCAGGCTCGGCGGCCCGGACA AAGCAACACCCAAGTCGGTGCTCAGATTAATGGGCATGAAAGGCCTCACCCTGTACCATCTAAAAAGCCACCTCCAG AAATATAGACTGGGAAGGCAAAGCAAGAAATCAGCAGGCCTGGAGCTAGCAGTAGCAGATAGTGGTG AATTTACAGCGGAAGGCATCAGTTTTTCTATCGGAGCGCCTCCAAGGAATCCTGCCGGAGGAAACAACACGGG AGAAATACCGCTTGCAGATGCGCTAAAGTATCAAGTCGAAGTCCAAAGAAAACTGCAAGAACAACTTGAG GTTCAAAAGAAGCTGCAGATGCGAATAGAAGCCCAAGGGAGGTATTTAAAGGAAATACTAGAGAAAGCTCAGAAAAACATTTCCCTGGATGCAAATGGGTCTGCTAACCTCTCATCAACCAGATCACAGATTACAGACATCAACCTAGCTCTTTCAGGTTTCATGGACAATGCAACACAAGTTCAGGAGGAAAACAATGAACTGATGAAACCTATATCTGATGACAACCTAAAAGTTAATAATTTGGGCTTTCAGCTCTACCATTTAGGAAGTCAGGAGAGTAAGGATGTTAAGTGCACTCCAAAAACTGAAGAGTTGCTTCTACTAGACTTGAATATTCAAGGAGGATATGAACTCTCTTCTAGAGGAATGCAAGGGTGTGAGTTGGATCTGAAGATCAACCAGCAGAGAAGATAG
- the LOC4336872 gene encoding myb family transcription factor PHL11 isoform X1, which produces MFEGCYGGVGSAAAAAARDPKPRLRWTPDLHERFVDAVTRLGGPDKATPKSVLRLMGMKGLTLYHLKSHLQKYRLGRQSKKSAGLELAVADSGEFTAEGISFSIGAPPRNPAGGNNTGREIPLADALKYQVEVQRKLQEQLEVQKKLQMRIEAQGRYLKEILEKAQKNISLDANGSANLSSTRSQITDINLALSGFMDNATQVQEENNELMKPISDDNLKVNNLGFQLYHLGSQESKDVKCTPKTEELLLLDLNIQGGYELSSRGMQGCELDLKINQQRR; this is translated from the exons ATGTTTGAGGGGTGCTacggcggagtcgggtcggcggcggcggcggcggcgcgggacccGAAGCCGCGGCTGCGGTGGACGCCGGACCTCCACGAGCGCTTCGTCGACGCCGTCACCAGGCTCGGCGGCCCGGACA AAGCAACACCCAAGTCGGTGCTCAGATTAATGGGCATGAAAGGCCTCACCCTGTACCATCTAAAAAGCCACCTCCAG AAATATAGACTGGGAAGGCAAAGCAAGAAATCAGCAGGCCTGGAGCTAGCAGTAGCAGATAGTGGTG AATTTACAGCGGAAGGCATCAGTTTTTCTATCGGAGCGCCTCCAAGGAATCCTGCCGGAGGAAACAACACGGG CAGAGAAATACCGCTTGCAGATGCGCTAAAGTATCAAGTCGAAGTCCAAAGAAAACTGCAAGAACAACTTGAG GTTCAAAAGAAGCTGCAGATGCGAATAGAAGCCCAAGGGAGGTATTTAAAGGAAATACTAGAGAAAGCTCAGAAAAACATTTCCCTGGATGCAAATGGGTCTGCTAACCTCTCATCAACCAGATCACAGATTACAGACATCAACCTAGCTCTTTCAGGTTTCATGGACAATGCAACACAAGTTCAGGAGGAAAACAATGAACTGATGAAACCTATATCTGATGACAACCTAAAAGTTAATAATTTGGGCTTTCAGCTCTACCATTTAGGAAGTCAGGAGAGTAAGGATGTTAAGTGCACTCCAAAAACTGAAGAGTTGCTTCTACTAGACTTGAATATTCAAGGAGGATATGAACTCTCTTCTAGAGGAATGCAAGGGTGTGAGTTGGATCTGAAGATCAACCAGCAGAGAAGATAG
- the LOC4336872 gene encoding myb family transcription factor PHL11 isoform X4, with protein MGMKGLTLYHLKSHLQKYRLGRQSKKSAGLELAVADSGEFTAEGISFSIGAPPRNPAGGNNTGEIPLADALKYQVEVQRKLQEQLEVQKKLQMRIEAQGRYLKEILEKAQKNISLDANGSANLSSTRSQITDINLALSGFMDNATQVQEENNELMKPISDDNLKVNNLGFQLYHLGSQESKDVKCTPKTEELLLLDLNIQGGYELSSRGMQGCELDLKINQQRR; from the exons ATGGGCATGAAAGGCCTCACCCTGTACCATCTAAAAAGCCACCTCCAG AAATATAGACTGGGAAGGCAAAGCAAGAAATCAGCAGGCCTGGAGCTAGCAGTAGCAGATAGTGGTG AATTTACAGCGGAAGGCATCAGTTTTTCTATCGGAGCGCCTCCAAGGAATCCTGCCGGAGGAAACAACACGGG AGAAATACCGCTTGCAGATGCGCTAAAGTATCAAGTCGAAGTCCAAAGAAAACTGCAAGAACAACTTGAG GTTCAAAAGAAGCTGCAGATGCGAATAGAAGCCCAAGGGAGGTATTTAAAGGAAATACTAGAGAAAGCTCAGAAAAACATTTCCCTGGATGCAAATGGGTCTGCTAACCTCTCATCAACCAGATCACAGATTACAGACATCAACCTAGCTCTTTCAGGTTTCATGGACAATGCAACACAAGTTCAGGAGGAAAACAATGAACTGATGAAACCTATATCTGATGACAACCTAAAAGTTAATAATTTGGGCTTTCAGCTCTACCATTTAGGAAGTCAGGAGAGTAAGGATGTTAAGTGCACTCCAAAAACTGAAGAGTTGCTTCTACTAGACTTGAATATTCAAGGAGGATATGAACTCTCTTCTAGAGGAATGCAAGGGTGTGAGTTGGATCTGAAGATCAACCAGCAGAGAAGATAG
- the LOC4336872 gene encoding myb family transcription factor PHL11 isoform X3, with the protein MGMKGLTLYHLKSHLQKYRLGRQSKKSAGLELAVADSGEFTAEGISFSIGAPPRNPAGGNNTGREIPLADALKYQVEVQRKLQEQLEVQKKLQMRIEAQGRYLKEILEKAQKNISLDANGSANLSSTRSQITDINLALSGFMDNATQVQEENNELMKPISDDNLKVNNLGFQLYHLGSQESKDVKCTPKTEELLLLDLNIQGGYELSSRGMQGCELDLKINQQRR; encoded by the exons ATGGGCATGAAAGGCCTCACCCTGTACCATCTAAAAAGCCACCTCCAG AAATATAGACTGGGAAGGCAAAGCAAGAAATCAGCAGGCCTGGAGCTAGCAGTAGCAGATAGTGGTG AATTTACAGCGGAAGGCATCAGTTTTTCTATCGGAGCGCCTCCAAGGAATCCTGCCGGAGGAAACAACACGGG CAGAGAAATACCGCTTGCAGATGCGCTAAAGTATCAAGTCGAAGTCCAAAGAAAACTGCAAGAACAACTTGAG GTTCAAAAGAAGCTGCAGATGCGAATAGAAGCCCAAGGGAGGTATTTAAAGGAAATACTAGAGAAAGCTCAGAAAAACATTTCCCTGGATGCAAATGGGTCTGCTAACCTCTCATCAACCAGATCACAGATTACAGACATCAACCTAGCTCTTTCAGGTTTCATGGACAATGCAACACAAGTTCAGGAGGAAAACAATGAACTGATGAAACCTATATCTGATGACAACCTAAAAGTTAATAATTTGGGCTTTCAGCTCTACCATTTAGGAAGTCAGGAGAGTAAGGATGTTAAGTGCACTCCAAAAACTGAAGAGTTGCTTCTACTAGACTTGAATATTCAAGGAGGATATGAACTCTCTTCTAGAGGAATGCAAGGGTGTGAGTTGGATCTGAAGATCAACCAGCAGAGAAGATAG
- the LOC4336873 gene encoding uncharacterized protein has translation MLSCLSSSKLPVVTRTAYRDGVDRSHRSQSAAFSFADMYTLHLQRPAVTLYPLGNPAPPPPRRWCRSPLCPLPVSAATAGSRLAYIPRASAAANPHPDPQDEPEPQPKGGFWTRWMAESAEMRAKVAKLGLAAVLAYGLFDAVTYTTFFVLAFLGYEKSTGKNPAANLKALLGIVILMWTGNNVTRPFRVAGAAALAPAIDKGLKGIQEKLNLPSQMYAFALVVGSVAAVCFTIFGCLILSKWGK, from the exons ATGctatcttgtttgtcttcttcCAAATTGCCTGTTGTGACGCGGACGGCGTACAGAGATGGAGTCGATCGATCTCACCGGTCCCAAtccgccgccttctccttcgccgACATGTACACCCTACACCTGCAGCGTCCCGCGGTCACCCTCTACCCGCTCGGAaacccagcgccgccgccgccgcgccgctggtGCCGCTCACCACTGTGCCCGCTCCCCGTGAGCGCGGCCACCGCAGGGAGCAGGCTCGCTTATAtcccccgcgcctccgccgccgcaaacCCGCATCCCGACCCTCAG GATGAGCCGGAGCCGCAGCCGAAGGGCGGGTTCTGGACCAGGTGGATG GCGGAGAGCGCGGAGATGAGGGCCAAGGTGGCCAAGCTCGGCCTGGCCGCCGTGCTGGCCTACGGGCTGTTCGACGCCGTCACCTACACGACGTTCTTCGTGCTGGCCTTCCTCGGCTACGAGAAGAGCACCGGCAAGAACCCGGCGGCCAATCTCAAGGCCTTGCTGGGG ATAGTTATCCTAATGTGGACCGGTAACAATGTTACTAGGCCATTCCGAGTTGCTGGTGCAGCTGCTTTGGCACCGGCGATCGACAAAGGGTTGAAGGGTATTCAAGAGAAACTTAACCTTCCAAGCCAGATGTATGCTTTTGCACTCGTGGTTGGCTCCGTGGCTGCGGTATGCTTCACAATTTTTGGATGCTTGATCCTCTCGAAATGGGGAAAGTGA
- the LOC4336874 gene encoding ubiquinol oxidase 1a, mitochondrial, whose protein sequence is MSSRMAGSAILRHVGGVRLFTASATSPAAAAAAAARPFLAGGEAVPGVWGLRLMSTSSVASTEAAAKAEAKKADAEKEVVVNSYWGIEQSKKLVREDGTEWKWSCFRPWETYTADTSIDLTKHHVPKTLLDKIAYWTVKSLRFPTDIFFQRRYGCRAMMLETVAAVPGMVGGMLLHLRSLRRFEQSGGWIRTLLEEAENERMHLMTFMEVANPKWYERALVITVQGVFFNAYFLGYLLSPKFAHRVVGYLEEEAIHSYTEFLKDLEAGKIDNVPAPAIAIDYWRLPANATLKDVVTVVRADEAHHRDVNHFASDIHYQGMELKQTPAPIGYH, encoded by the exons ATGAGCTCCCGGATGGCCGGATCGGCGATCCTCCGTCACGTCGGCGGCGTCCGCCTCTTCACCGCGTCGGCGacctctccggcggcggcggcggcggcggcggcgaggccgttcCTTGCAGGCGGAGAAGCCGTCCCCGGGGTGTGGGGGTTGCGGCTGATGTCCACGTCGTCCGTGGcgtcgacggaggcggcggccaagGCGGAGGCCAAGAAGGCGGACGCGGAGAAGGAGGTGGTGGTCAACAGCTACTGGGGCATCGAGCAGTCGAAGAAGCTGGTGCGGGAGGACGGCACGGAGTGGAAGTGGTCTTGCTTTAGG CCATGGGAGACCTACACCGCGGACACTTCGATCGATCTGACGAAGCACCACGTGCCCAAGACGCTGCTCGACAAGATCGCCTACTGGACCGTCAAGTCGCTGCGCTTCCCCACTGATATCTTCTTCCAG AGGAGGTATGGCTGCCGCGCGATGATGCtggagacggtggcggcggtgccggGGATGGTGGGCGGCATGCTGCTCCACCTCCGGTCCCTCCGGCGCTTCGAGCAGAGCGGCGGCTGGATCCGCACGCTGCTGGAAGAGGCCGAGAACGAGCGCATGCACCTGATGACCTTCATGGAGGTGGCGAACCCAAAGTGGTACGAGCGCGCCCTCGTCATCACCGTCCAGGGCGTCTTCTTCAACGCCTACTTCCTGGGTTACCTCCTCTCCCCCAAGTTCGCGCACCGCGTCGTCGGCTACCTCGAGGAGGAGGCCATCCACTCGTACACCGAGTTCCTCAAGGACCTCGAGGCCGGCAAGATCGACAACGTCCCTGCCCCGGCCATCGCCATCGACTACTGGCGCCTCCCCGCCAACGCCACGCTCAAGGACGTCGTCACCGTCGTGCGCGCCGACGAGGCTCACCACCGCGACGTCAATCACTTCGCATCG GACATCCATTACCAGGGCATGGAGCTGAAGCAGACCCCTGCGCCGATCGGATATCACTGA